A segment of the Fusobacterium ulcerans genome:
AATACTGCTGACGAATACAAGATTTGCAACATTGATGTTTTCATTTATGATGTTGTTTTTAATGCCGATTATTGATTATGATCTTATATTCCTTGTAGTATATGTAGCTTCTTTATCATTTGGAGCATATCTAGTAAGGAAAGTAAATACAAGAGCAGGATTGATAGCAGTAGGAATCCAGCTTTCTATATTGAAGATAACACTGTTCCTTTTATTAAGTGCATTTTCGCAGGTGGAGACATTTGGAGCAGCTTTAAAATCAGGAGAAATGGTATTAGCTGGATTGATTTCTGGAATGATAACAATAGCTCTTTTACCATATTTTGAAAAGACATTTAATATATTAACTCTTTTCAAACTGCTGGAATTGGGAGACCTTTCTCATCCGTTGTTGAAAAAATTATCAATGGAAGCACCAGGAACATTCCATCACTCTATGATGGTGGCGACTTTGTCTGAAAATGCAGCAGCAGCAGTTGGAGCAAATGCAATTTTTACAAGGGTAGCATCATATTACCATGATATAGGAAAATGCAAGAGACCAAAATTCTATGTGGAAAATCAACAGAATGGGGAAAATCCTCATAATAAAGTATCGCCGTTTATGAGTAATCTAATAATAACATCTCATACAAAAGATGGAGCAGAGATGGCAAAGCAGTATCAGATTCCTAAAGAGATAAGAGATATAATGTATGAACATCAGGGAACAACATTTTTGGCATATTTCTATAATAAAGCTAAAAGTCTTGATCCAAGTGTAACTAAAGAGGAATTCAGATACAGCGGACCTAAGCCGAGAAGTAAGGAATCAGCTATTATTATGCTGGCAGACTCGATAGAAGCAGCTGTGAGATCAATAGATGATAAAACACCAAGAGCTATGGAAGAGATGATTAGAAAGATAATCAGCAGTAAAATAGAGGATAATCAACTTTCAGAAGCTGATTTGACATTTAAAGAGATAGAAATAATTATACAAACATTTATCAAATCTCTTATAAGTATACACCATGTAAGAATTAAATATCCGGGGCAGAAATAATCAAATAAAGATATAAGGAGAAAAATATGGATTTAGTTGTAGATATGTCGCTAGAGATAGAGGGATATGACACCCTTGTTAATGAAGAAGAGATGAAAAAGTATATCAAAGAAGCTCTTGAGAGTGAATTTGAAAGTGACAGACCAGTATATCTGTCTATTCTTTTTACAGGAAATGAGGAAATACAAGTAATCAATAAACAATATAGAGGAAAGGATCAACCAACAGATGTAATATCTTTTGCATATCATGAGACAGAGGATTTTGATATAGGTCCTTATGATACACTGGGAGATATAGTTATCTCTATGGAAAGAGTAGATGAGCAGGCAGCAGAATATAACCACTCTCCTAAAAGGGAACTGTATTATGTACTGACTCACGGATTACTTCATCTGTTAGGGTATGATCATATAGAGGAAGATGATAAAAAAGAGATGCGTGCAAGGGAAGAAGAGATCCTTGGACAATTCGGCTACACAAGAGAGATGTGATATTATGAATAAGGACTGGAAAAAAAAGGGAGTGACGGAAAGCTTCAACGTTGCTTTTGAAGGATTGTTTGAAGCTATAAGAAGTGAAAGACATATGAAATTTCACTGTTTTTGTACAATAATAGTATTGATACTTTCATTATTTTTAGATTTAGGAAAATATGAAACTCTTTCTTTAATAATAAGTATAAGTTTGATGTGGGTAGCAGAACTTTTCAATACAGCAATAGAAAGCTGTGTAGATATGGTAACAAAGGAATATCATCCATTGGCTAAAAGAGCGAAGGATATAGCTGCAAGTGCTGTACTGGTTACAGCACTTAATGCTCTTCTTGTGGGATATATAATTTTTGAAAAAAAGATAACATTTCAATTGAGAAATGCTTTCTATATCTTTAAAAATTCATATCAGCATACAGCTCTTTCTATTTTTGTTCTTGTAATAATAATTGTAATCTGTCTAAAACTTTTATTTAAAAAAGGAACTCCTTTAAGAGGAGGAATCCCAAGTGGGCATAGTGCTCTTGCCAGTTCTATTTTCACAATAATCACATTTTTAACAAATAATCCTAAAGTATTTTTTCTTTCTTTGATACTTGTAGTTCTTGTAATGCATTCGAGAATAGAAGGAAAAATACATACCCTTTTTGAAACTGTAATAGGAGCCCTTTTAGGGTGGGGAGTTACTTACTTGATATTATTACTTCTAAAAATGTAGGTGGTAAAATTATGCATACAGCAAAAGAATATATCATGCTCAGCATTTTATCCTATTGTAATTTTAATGAATCTGAATATGGTAAAACCATTCTTGAAGTTTTTCAGCAGGATACAGCAAAGAGCATTTTTAATGGAACATTCATTATAATAGAACCTAAATATGATAGATTCTTTTTGGAGTACTTTAAAGATATTTTAAGTGAATGGAAAATTTATTATGTAGATAACAGAACAGCACAAAATCCTTCATCTACAAATACAGGATTTTACTCTGTTGTATTTAAAAAGCAGGAAGATTATGTAGTAGCTTTTAGAGGAAGTGAAAAGTATCCTCTTGAAGATGCCTATAAGGATTTCATAGAAACAGATCTTGCACTGGGGCTTGGAAAAATACCTCAGCAGTTTTATGAAGGAGTAGAGGTATATTATAAACTTATTAGAGATTTTAAAGTACCACATGACAGAATTTCTCTGACTGGACACTCTCTGGGAGGGGGAATAGCTCAATATGTAGTGCTTATGGTAGATAAATACTCTAAGTATATTCCAAGAACATATATCTGGAATGGTGTAGGAATAAATAGAGATGGAATCATATCAGTGCTGGACTTTATAAATTTAGATAAAATATTAGCTGAAAATACAGATCTGACTTTAGAAGAGAGAGAGCAATTTAAAGAATTTGCCCCTTCATATTTAGAGTTTTTATCAAAAGAGCTGAAAAAAATAGGAGCTATAAAAGATGATAAGACAAGTCTCGTAAATAGATATGATGATGTTTATTTTAATATAGATGAGACTT
Coding sequences within it:
- the ybeY gene encoding rRNA maturation RNase YbeY, which gives rise to MDLVVDMSLEIEGYDTLVNEEEMKKYIKEALESEFESDRPVYLSILFTGNEEIQVINKQYRGKDQPTDVISFAYHETEDFDIGPYDTLGDIVISMERVDEQAAEYNHSPKRELYYVLTHGLLHLLGYDHIEEDDKKEMRAREEEILGQFGYTREM
- a CDS encoding HD family phosphohydrolase, producing MKKFNLFGLKFMFEIKRSDRNDAEIYSSSYSLREKILYLILVMFVIAFSSKISLLSRNNNYKVGDVVISDIYAPKTIVFRDQSAKEKIVEEMIVKSGKEYIYSADAGRIYLETFDDFFNDVYSMKEKEHNEVDFKSLEKNTGRKISENMIQEILRLDVKDIKKLQKETRSFLEGLYENGIVQEKSIIKYNPPYDEKIKKLPELNKLVVETFATPNYIYDEDKTKRSLQEKVSQINDQYIEIKAGTLVGKKGEILNERRIKILEACGVYSYKKSTGIILANLTYLFIIATLFYTVVFNKHKKEILNKNYYRSVFLIITAFFLVFRFINNDLIYLVPIDTALFLLILLTNTRFATLMFSFMMLFLMPIIDYDLIFLVVYVASLSFGAYLVRKVNTRAGLIAVGIQLSILKITLFLLLSAFSQVETFGAALKSGEMVLAGLISGMITIALLPYFEKTFNILTLFKLLELGDLSHPLLKKLSMEAPGTFHHSMMVATLSENAAAAVGANAIFTRVASYYHDIGKCKRPKFYVENQQNGENPHNKVSPFMSNLIITSHTKDGAEMAKQYQIPKEIRDIMYEHQGTTFLAYFYNKAKSLDPSVTKEEFRYSGPKPRSKESAIIMLADSIEAAVRSIDDKTPRAMEEMIRKIISSKIEDNQLSEADLTFKEIEIIIQTFIKSLISIHHVRIKYPGQK
- a CDS encoding diacylglycerol kinase, which gives rise to MNKDWKKKGVTESFNVAFEGLFEAIRSERHMKFHCFCTIIVLILSLFLDLGKYETLSLIISISLMWVAELFNTAIESCVDMVTKEYHPLAKRAKDIAASAVLVTALNALLVGYIIFEKKITFQLRNAFYIFKNSYQHTALSIFVLVIIIVICLKLLFKKGTPLRGGIPSGHSALASSIFTIITFLTNNPKVFFLSLILVVLVMHSRIEGKIHTLFETVIGALLGWGVTYLILLLLKM